TTATGGTTAAAGTTTATCTGCTCTGGTTCGTTTGGATTCTTACACTGAGACTAAGCTTGACTCAACACCAACCATATTTTAAACTGCAGTGTTAGTATTCCACAGCCCACATTGTCGAACTTCAGTGGGGTATAATTTTGAAGCAAAGTGCATCCAGAATTGCAGTAATTTTGTGCTGCAAAGTTTGGAAACTCTCTCAGCAGTCACCcctgaaaacagaaatgaaaggaTTAGTCTGTAGGTTTTGTTTAACCTCTCAGTTTCAGTGCTCCATTTAACCCTTTATGACCAGCTCAGCATTTCTTTTGAAGAGTCACTTTATGGTTTGCAACCCTTCTTTGACTATccacaaacatattttacagtttattctCCTTCTCCTTGTGTAGTTGGCGGACTGTGATAACCTCCTCACCAACCCCGATGTGGTCTGGAAGCTCATGAACGAGAACAAGACCATCATCGCACCGATGCTTGAATCCCGTGCAGCCTATTCAAACTTCTGGTGTGGAATGACCTCCCAGGTATTGTGTTTGATCATTGGCTGTACATGCTTGTGTGTATTGAGTGTTTTCTAAAAGTTTATTATTGAATACTCTTAAATCCTCTCGGCTTCTTCAGGGTTACTATAAGCGCACTGCTGCCTACATGCCCATAAGAAAGCATTTGCGCAAGGGCTGTTTTGCAGTTCCCATGGTCCACTCCACTTTCCTGATAGACCTCAGGAAAGAGGCGTCCAGGGAGCTGGCCTTTCACCCGCCACACCCAGAATACAGCTGGGCTTTTGATGACATCATTGTGTTTGCGTACTCCGCTCGGATGGCAGGTATTTTACAATTCAATTCTTAAATctagacatttcttttttaacgtTTACGACCTAAATGTAGTGACGGCACATTGACAAAACATCTGCACCCTCTGCTCTCTACAGATGTTCAAATGTTTGTATGTAATAAGGAGAACTATGGTTACTTCCCTGTGCCGCTGCGATCCCACAATACTTTGCAAGACGAAGCTGACAGCTTCTTGCACTCCTTGCTGGAGGTTAATGGTGAGTAGCTTGCATGCGGACTGACTGCTTTACTTCTGCATCtgactctctttttttttcatgagctTGAAGTCTTTATTCTACTTCCTGCTTCTTCATCGAATGATAACTATCAGCATGGGTTCTCTATATATCATTTACACCATTTGTGCATCCATCTTCCCTCTCACCGTGTAGTGCGAAAACCCCCAGTGATGCCTTCCAAATACGTACCTGTACCTAAAAAACAACCCGACAAACTGGGCTTTGATGAGGTGAGTATCGAGTGATGTGAAGATGGATTCTGCAAAAATGGCCCTCTATCCACTTGTGTGCTGAAATCCTACCGCTGCTGTTAGAAACCTGTAATTGAAATCCCATTGACCGGCTGACCACTGTGTGCAGGTGTTCATGATAAACCTGCAGAGGCGGACCGACCGCAGAGAACGTATGATGAGGGCACTATACGAGCAGGGGATCACTTGTAAGGTCACTGCAGCTGTAGACGGAAAGTACGTTCACTCTGTCTAAATATTCTTCGCATTTATTAAGTACTTGGTCCTATCGCATATTTGCCCTTTTTTCGTTACCATTTGGTCACATTAGTTATATCTCTCCATTTCAGAGCAACAAATATCAGTGAAATTCATGCTATGGGCATCCACATGCTCCCCGGATATAATGACCCCTATCACGGTCGCCCACTGACGAAGGGAGAGCTGGGATGCTTCCTTTCCCACTATAACATCTGGAAAGAGGTGAACCCCAGAAGCcaagcatttttaaatgtttgtgaacCACACAGATGCGTGAGTGTTTGATAAATCCGTGTCTGGCCCTTAGGTTGCAGAGCGACGCCTGAAAACCTCCCTGGTGATTGAGGACGACCTGCGCTTCGAGATCTTCTTCAAACGACGCTTGATGAACTTGatgagggaggtggaggatgaAGGCCTGGACTGGGATCTCATGTGAGTTTGTGCTTTCCTGCTCAAGTCCTTGATTTGAAAGTTTGCAATTGCTTCTCACTCCCCCGTTCTATTTCTCTCTTCCAGTTACATCGGTCGGAAGAGAATGCAAGTGGATCATCCTGAGAAAGCTGTGCCTAATATACACAACTTAGTGGAAGCAGACTATTCATATTGGACACTGGGTTATATGATATCCTTACAAGGTGCAGAGAAGCTTTTGAAAGCAGAACCACTTAAGAGGATTTTGCCGGTGGACGAGTTTCTTCCGATCATGTACAATAAACACCCTGTGTAAGTACACGCTCATTGCATGAATTTCTGCCCAggagtttagttttttctttgttttgtcgTGACATTATCATCTGTTCCACAGGTCCGATTATATGGATCAGTTTGAAACCAGGG
This genomic window from Anoplopoma fimbria isolate UVic2021 breed Golden Eagle Sablefish chromosome 11, Afim_UVic_2022, whole genome shotgun sequence contains:
- the colgalt1a gene encoding procollagen galactosyltransferase 1, whose protein sequence is MHGLAWLPAALLALLLSGCAPPARAYFAEERWSPESPLLAPRVFLALICRNSEHSLPYFLGTIERLNYPKDRMALWVATDHNKDNTTAILRDWLVKMQSLYHYVEWRPQEKPERYQNEDGPKQWTDLRYEHIMKLRQVSLESAREMWADYYMLADCDNLLTNPDVVWKLMNENKTIIAPMLESRAAYSNFWCGMTSQGYYKRTAAYMPIRKHLRKGCFAVPMVHSTFLIDLRKEASRELAFHPPHPEYSWAFDDIIVFAYSARMADVQMFVCNKENYGYFPVPLRSHNTLQDEADSFLHSLLEVNVRKPPVMPSKYVPVPKKQPDKLGFDEVFMINLQRRTDRRERMMRALYEQGITCKVTAAVDGKATNISEIHAMGIHMLPGYNDPYHGRPLTKGELGCFLSHYNIWKEVAERRLKTSLVIEDDLRFEIFFKRRLMNLMREVEDEGLDWDLIYIGRKRMQVDHPEKAVPNIHNLVEADYSYWTLGYMISLQGAEKLLKAEPLKRILPVDEFLPIMYNKHPVSDYMDQFETRDLKAFSAEPLLVYPTHYTGDHGYISDTETSTVWDNEKVRTDWDRERSGKTGEQAEISTEAQNSDVLQSPLDSAAREEL